Genomic segment of Candidatus Omnitrophota bacterium:
TCTTCGCTCCACCAAGCTTCTTAAGCATCCGTGAGCACATCATGGGTGTCAGGGTCAGAGCCATTACAGTTGAACAGCTGATGGCTATGATCACGGTTAAAGCGAACTCCCTGAAATTCCTTCCGACGACCCCGCCCATGAAAACAAGTGGAAGAAAAACGATTATAAGAGCGACGCTGGTTGAAATAACGGCCGCTGTTATCTCTTCCATACTTACAATAGCCGCGTCCAGCGGACGCTTGCCCCTTTCAATATGCCTCGTCGTGTTCTCCAGAACGACTATCGCGTCATCCACAAGGAAACCCACTGAAAGCGTTAGTGCCATAAGCGAGAGGTTGTCCAGGCTGAAGTCGAAGATGAGCATGACCGCAAAAGTGGCGAATATCGTCAGCGGCAGCACCGTACTCGGGATTATCGTATCATTCAGTCTCCCAAGGAACAGGAATATGACAATGACCACAAGAACCAGAGCGATGAAAATGGTGGTCTTCACGTCATTGATAGACTCTATGATCTGGTCAGCTTTATCATAACATATGTCCAGTTTTACCGACCCGGGCAGCTCATCCTTTATCTGGTCGAGGGTGCTTCTAACGCTTTTGGACAAAGCAACAGTATTGGCTCCCGCGGACCTTGAGACCGCGACACACACAGCCCCCGCTTCAATCGGATCACCTTTTCCGGAAGAATACATGACACGAGTCTTGTCGTTCTGCTGGGAATCAACGGCTTTTCCTACATCCCTGATCCTTACAGGGGCATCATTGACATACTTGATTATCAGTTCATCATATTCCTTGGCCTTGAACAATTGCCCTTCCGGTTGAATGGAAAAGGTTCTGTAAGGACCGTTCAGGCTGCCCCCGGGAAGGAGCACTGTGCCGGTTTTTAACACTTGGGCCACTTCGTTGAGACCGATATCGTATGAAGCAAGTTTTTTGGGATCAACCTGAACACGTACAGCTGTCTTCGCCCCGTAGATCTGGACTTGGGATACCCCGCTCAGCATGCTCATGCGTTTGCCTATGATACGGTTGCCCAGGTCATACATGTCGCCCGCTGGCAAGGTATCCGATGTGAGCATGATGTAAATGATAGGCGCTTCAGATGGATTGGTCTTGTTGTAGGTGGGCTGTTGCGGCAGGTCCGATGGGAGGTTCGCCATCGCCCTCTGTATGGCGGCCTGTACATCAGGTGCGGCAAGATCCACGTTCCGGTCAAGCTCGAAGGTTAGAGTAATATCGGTCTGTCCATCTGTGTTATCGGATATTATCGACTTCAGTCCCGGTATTTGCATGCACTCGTTCTCAAGCGGTGAAGCGACAGAAGAGGCCATGGTCTCGGGACTTGCACCCGGATAGCCAACGTTGATGGTCATGACCGGATAATCGACGACCGGAAGGTCGCTTACCGGGAGCATGAAATACGCCGCTACCCCGAAAAAGAGGAGCGAGACCATGCAAAGCGTGGTCATTATGGGCTTGCGTATGAACTTTTCTGAAAATACTGCCATTTACCTTTTCCGTTCCGGCCTAGTTATCTTTCTCGCTTACAATTACTGGCACATCAGGCACCAGTCCCATCTGGCCGACAGTAACCACCCTCTCTCCGAGCTCAACGCCTTTCTCAATGACGATATCATCTCCGGATCTCGGCCCTACGGTGACGAAACGCAGCTGTGCCGTTCTTCTGGGCGACACCGCGAACAGGTAATATCCCTTTTTACCCATCTGAACAGCTGCATACGGCACCACTACGGCATCCTTTTCCGTTCCCAATATCAGCGTGACTTTGACAAACTGACCGGGCCAAAGCCTGCCTTCCTTGTTATCCACATGGGCCCTCAAAAGGAACGATCCGGTTGAATCATCAACAGTATTATCAATTAGTTCCAGCCGCCCGGATATCGGATCCTGTTCCTGGCCGGGCACGGTAATGATAACCGCGAGAGTATTCTCTCCCATCGCCTTGCGGACCCTGGAAAGCTGGTTCTCGGGAAGTGTAAAATCCAGAAACAGCCAGTCGATCGTTCTGACGTTCACGAGCACCGGACCGTTGTTCGCGGGCACAATATTGCCCTTGTCTACCCGCCTCCTGCCGGTAATACCGTGGACCGGTGAACGAATGTAACAGTAATTCAGGTTTATCTTGGC
This window contains:
- a CDS encoding efflux RND transporter periplasmic adaptor subunit, which encodes MTWKGMNMELDKKKILDYVRENKNLLRLIGVLILAMILTSHIRSCQRAHMKRQVPARPVKVSQVRKRDVQIKVESFGTLASPESVDIQAQVTGKIIEVNFEQGEKVQAGELLFTIDPQEYKAQVDQKAAELQESLADLKLKKDTLERNRSLHEKELISQQDFEQYQTDVAASEAKVELDKAALELAKINLNYCYIRSPVHGITGRRRVDKGNIVPANNGPVLVNVRTIDWLFLDFTLPENQLSRVRKAMGENTLAVIITVPGQEQDPISGRLELIDNTVDDSTGSFLLRAHVDNKEGRLWPGQFVKVTLILGTEKDAVVVPYAAVQMGKKGYYLFAVSPRRTAQLRFVTVGPRSGDDIVIEKGVELGERVVTVGQMGLVPDVPVIVSEKDN